One region of Etheostoma spectabile isolate EspeVRDwgs_2016 chromosome 21, UIUC_Espe_1.0, whole genome shotgun sequence genomic DNA includes:
- the si:ch211-180a12.2 gene encoding uncharacterized protein si:ch211-180a12.2 isoform X3, with protein sequence MFVALELLLLCPSFLGLGLGLGLGLDLDLDLDLPSYSVPAISPSEIQASPNTNATLPCNVTFPLSAKGDKMDKSLIKASWINNGSDIASFREAATQIKEGFSWDTTGFINGDFSLTVLRAGLDLQGQYECTISYNSTMLHSSNVTLRILASPTLSIPQQWVVLETESHFTCHADGFHPPPVSFSWTRDGQMIQPPYHIEGEQTPDGYYKAVGNLTFYPSREDQNVTFGCKVSHNGSYQELDFQLNITYLPSVTLSAVLSHSNNIPLTLYCDVESFYPEEISVSWLQNSTVLPEPPATELNPDGTYRTRHYYTLSPEQREQGGKVECAVNQPGVVHPVSGSAYLEKLDPQAEAPVLTKSAKASVALMCISLVLVVLLCFGVSWRRRDEKKKSLNVSGIILPPRVIVGQKGRVTMSIEGRRVDRVQTAWFLNDTPISDTSLTASEKGPLLPSKGEMGYYKLHTLGPLYSSGSGTQQLISSLTFIPQISIHKGAVLKCQVSYMGKDKIVVERVSEKFTILSAPEVSEIQLAETPGDSDVISMTVQASHFHPDIITFRWFCQGSELSPVASQASSSPRPNSEGVFSAFSQCKLPRSELEKEGTKVWVSVHHIALKQPVTRETRGFIKSPCVSEIIGSTSSPEKTLILGCEITDFYPPNVSVTWLKLRGGEQDDREEEVIVGGEMWGPIQTQSRLYRATATLRRRPTNQEKKERGGGIICRVEHCSLLEPIEKHWRNVDVGGRGVDEEQPLATSSLLSSSRPLVAGEVCTTEINLRPDEESVQYTIQPNRIGESKATEEGQGTREEQFAQARNDDDGLLVAKEDKQEDKQEDNGDHKLSRQDETPENEHTNTRSQRLTGDAMCEDMEESGRNAGAEEVSMTVHDHQKMDETIPVKEEDDEMQHDHKPDLGAEDIEVELCTIKDLSIKEEDDMHIEEAKLQRNEADTTVTHEEVEYIDSVQQLGSQNEKKSEAAKQVENQLSLCKELSDDGRDFRGDPGFTSLHVELQTTYDKSGIVSEEEVIVVKQEHLMEDEGAVIEEENSNDAATNQTKDEAPEQEGDIRTVTEDRQEEQNVIEHEVTQNAKTEPHTAEFADGEQEDVAKDGKVQTTTREADVETESCGTVIEENSDVTAAHISIEERLSSEVRNKENIMELGCMTTSATNKTEGEAGQEMTEKLKNLPLGLCEGRVAVSPELNSPTCEETQEGVPEYNNEPSPGDNATQRFLEEGDCEEIQGSQLPEEVESKEPESLQNSAFSTGDYLLVREHMEEKQESPRDIKCSFETGLPQESEKPLVEVVIQEYGHLLVEEEGELLVDLMKTGIEHSRFESDVGLPDEGVKAQDGPEGLLVEFEIDKELHDSNIDDAAGEGSEVPGDVTAEEEVGFADETFLEVKEQKMTVTRFFQELVDAIDSEQNSNMTPSSLEDITKSELLKQLAETEPELREDVEMQDAGIHMEEDAAEDEKQNKNEMEFLHLQVAGMADSESYRLVESLQTEIQLSDKACEISNEEVLTEAAGESKTVESKLKGFTSSTEDVAKHVTESEGSCAEETICSISGHQDVIDEEILDLWLQTALSEDAGGIKHQEGPEPRHQMEPSNQEPDEISSVQTEKDKEQLFELNSKESELVSDTEMSSSTVESGFLDQSLSEWGIHNTETQLLKTSSTVSFPGLHNMLANMSESANIPELSPQDFNSGSLDKVMEKVAETAQSYLKEEDSIHERGFHPDTAVAPPEARHLNQESQEKTEEVETQTGSQKEVDAEVTDWTDTKEAEFKPMTEMSMRMFRVEKPKAEDEPLEITLSDSLDQIKHTESGRPRSSSESLFEEVIVLTDSGLQGDTWTESKRKLPSLDKAQPGWSADIAESFPGLNRMEVAEQPTTESKDLMEVDTAALDFAAQKSRISVKNPRVRPPKDPRSLLHKPSVDPTPSSHLSAKVLPGVPLRGLGIGIKLPGLGAGFPVLKKTQQVVSNEYSPETLSQETKPEEKSDSPKQDEAQPKPKWMTPRHPGFGNPLMSELKTKLKKTTKE encoded by the exons TATCTCCAAGTGAAATACAGGCCAGCCCGAATACAAATGCAACTCTTCCCTGCAATGTGACGTTCCCTCTTTCTGCAAAGGGGGACAAAATGGACAAGTCTCTCATCAAAGCCAGCTGGATAAATAATGGCTCTGACATTGCCTCATTCAGAGAAGCGGCAACTCAAATAAAGGAAGGCTTCAGTTGGGACACCACTGGTTTCATCAACGGGGACTTTTCACTGACTGTCCTCAGAGCTGGTCTCGACCTGCAGGGGCAGTATGAATGCACCATCAGCTACAACTCCACAATGCTGCATTCCAGCAACGTTACACTCCGTATCCTCG CTTCCCCCACTCTTTCCATCCCTCAGCAGTGGGTGGTGTTAGAAACTGAGAGCCACTTTACATGCCATGCagatggtttccaccctcctcctgtctctttctcctggACCAGAGATGGTCAAATGATACAACCTCCTTACCACATTGAAGGTGAACAGACTCCAGATGGGTATTACAAGGCTGTGGGCAACCTGACCTTCTACCCTTCCCGCGAGGACCAGAACGTGACCTTTGGCTGCAAAGTGTCACACAATGGCAGCTATCAAGAGCTGGATTTCCAACTCAATATTACCT ACCTTCCTTCTGTTACACTTTCTGCAGTACTCTCCCACTCCAACAACATTCCACTCACTCTTTACTGTGATGTAGAGAGTTTCTACCCAGAGGAAATCTCTGTGTCTTGGCTTCAAAACAGCACAGTCCTCCCTGAGCCCCCCGCCACTGAACTGAACCCAGATGGGACATACAGAACTAGGCACTACTATACTTTGAGCCCTGAGCAGAGGGAGCAAGGTGGGAAGGTGGAATGTGCAGTAAACCAACCTGGGGTAGTGCACCCTGTCAGTGGCTCAGCATACCTCGAGAAACTAGACCCTCAAG CTGAAGCTCCAGTGTTGACTAAATCAGCCAAAGCATCTGTGGCTCTGATGTGTATTTCTCTGGTGCTGGTCGTCCTGCTCTGCTTTGGCGTTTCTTGGAGAAGAAGGGATG AGAAAAAGAAGTCTCTGAATGTGTCAGGGATCATTCTCCCTCCACGCGTGATTGTTGGTCAAAAGGGCAGGGTGACAATGAGCATTGAGGGCCGGAGGGTGGACCGAGTCCAGACAGCATGGTTCCTCAATGACACCCCTATCTCTGACACTTCACTCACAG CGTCAGAGAAAGGCCCTCTGCTCCCCTCCAAAGGCGAGATGGGTTACTACAAGCTGCACACTCTGGGGCCGCTGTACTCATCTGGGAGTGGCACTCAACAGCTGATCTCCTCACTCACCTTCATCCCCCAGATTTCGATCCACAAGGGAGCGGTGTTAAAGTGTCAGGTGTCCTACATGGGCAAAGATAAGATCGTGGTGGAGAGGGTGTCAGAGAAGTTTACAATCCTGT CTGCTCCAGAAGTATCAGAAATCCAGCTGGCAGAGACACCTGGTGACTCTG ATGTCATTAGCATGACTGTCCAGGCGTCACATTTCCATCCGGACATCATTACCTTCCGCTGGTTCTGCCAGGGGAGTGAGCTGAGCCCAGTCGCCTCCCAGGCCTCGTCCTCCCCTAGACCCAATTCTGAAGGAGTCTTTTCAGCCTTCAGCCAGTGTAAACTGCCTCGGAGTGAACTGGAAAAGGAAGGCACTAAAGTGTGGGTCAGTGTTCACCACATCGCCCTGAAGCAGCCAGTCACCCGCGAGACTAGGG GGTTCATCAAGAGTCCGTGTGTGTCCGAAATCATCGGATCCACTTCTTCCCCAGAGAAGACTTTGATCCTTGGATGCGAAATCACAGATTTCTATCCCCCGAACGTGTCAGTCACCTGGCTGAAGCTCAGGGGAGGAGAGCAAGATGATAGAGAGGAGGAGGTGATAGTGGGAGGAGAGATGTGGGGCCCCATACAGACTCAATCCAGACTCTACAGGGCCACAGCCACTCTGAGGAGAAGGCCAACAAATcaggagaaaaaggagagaggaggggggattATTTGTAGAGTCGAGCACTGTTCCCTACTCGAGCCTATTGAGAAACACTGGAGAAATGTTGACGTTG GCgg AAGAGGGGTCGATGAGGAACAGCCTCTTGCGACATCCTCTCTGCTTAGCTCATCTCGGCCACTTGTTGCCGGGGAAGTTTGCACCACAGAAATCAACTTAAGGCCTGATGAAGAAAGCGTGCAGTACACAATCCAGCCGAACAGAATTGGTGAGAGCAAAGCAACTGAGGAAGGTCAGGGCACAAGAGAGGAGCAGTTTGCCCAAGCGAGAAATGACGATGATGGGCTGCTGGTTGCAAAGGAAGACAAACAAGAAGACAAACAAGAAGACAATGGAGATCATAAATTGTCCAGACAAGATGAGACGCCGGAGAATGAACATACAAACACCAGGTCGCAAAGACTTACAGGTGATGCAATGTGTGAAGACATGGAGGAAAGTGGAAGAAATGCTGGTGCTGAGGAGGTGTCAATGACAGTACATGATCATCAAAAAATGGATGAAACCATCCCAGTGaaggaagaagatgatgaaatgCAGCATGATCATAAACCAGATTTGGGGGCGGAAGACATTGAGGTGGAACTCTGCACAATCAAAGATTTGAGTATAAAAGAAGAGGATGACATGCACATTGAAGAGGCAAAGTTGCAGAGGAATGAGGCAGATACAACGGTGACGCATGAGGAAGTAGAATACATTGATAGTGTGCAACAGCTGGGCTctcaaaatgagaaaaagtctgaagcagcaaaacaagttGAAAATCAGCTGTCGCTCTGTAAAGAGTTGTCAGACGATGGTAGAGATTTTCGGGGAGACCCGGGCTTTACTTCACTGCATGTTGAATTACAGACAACCTATGACAAAAGTGGCATTGTTTCTGAGGAGGAAGTAATTGTTGTCAAGCAAGAGCATCTGATGGAGGATGAGGGTGCTGTCATTGAGGAAGAAAATAGCAATGATGCTGCAACCAACCAGACAAAAGATGAAGCGCCAGAGCAGGAAGGCGACATCAGAACAGTTACAGAAGACAGACAAGAAgaacaaaatgtaattgaacATGAAGTCACACAGAATGCTAAAACAGAGCCCCACACAGCTGAATTTGCAGATGGAGAACAAGAGGATGTGGCTAAGGATGGCAAAGTGCAAACTACAACGAGAGAGGCTGATGTTGAGACAGAAAGTTGTGGCACCGTGATCGAAGAAAACTCTGATGTCACAGCGGCTCACATTTCCATAGAGGAGAGGCTTTCCAGCGAAGTCCGTAACAAAGAAAATATCATGGAACTAGGATGTATGACCACCTCAGCTACAAACAAAACTGAAGGCGAGGCTGGACAGGAAATGACTGAAAAGCTTAAAAATCTTCCCCTGGGGTTATGTGAAGGCCGGGTTGCTGTGTCGCCAGAGCTAAACTCTCCAACATGTGAGGAAACACAAGAGGGAGTTCCTGAATACAACAATGAGCCTAGTCCTGGGGATAACGCAACACAAAGGTTCCTGGAAGAAGGAGATTGCGAGGAAATCCAGGGAAGCCAATTACCAGAAGAGGTGGAGAGCAAAGAGCCAGAGAGCCTTCAAAACAGTGCCTTTAGCACCGGAGACTATTTACTAGTGAGGGAGCATATGGAAGAGAAACAAGAAAGTCCACGAGATATTAAGTGTAGCTTTGAAACTGGATTGCCACAAGAATCGGAGAAACCACTTGTTGAAGTAGTAATTCAAGAATACGGACATTTACTTGTGGAAGAGGAAGGAGAATTACTGGTTGACTTAATGAAGACGGGGATTGAACACTCAAGATTTGAGTCGGACGTTGGCTTACCAGATGAGGGCGTCAAGGCACAAGATGGGCCTGAAGGGCTTTTGGTTGAATTTGAAATAGACAAAGAGCTACATGATTCCAACATAGATGATGCTGCTGGAGAGGGCAGTGAGGTGCCAGGAGATGTAACAGCAGAGGAAGAGGTTGGATTCGCTGATGAAACTTTCCTTGAGGTCAAAGAACAGAAGATGACAGTGACTAGGTTCTTTCAGGAATTGGTAGATGCAATAGACTCGGAGCAAAACAGCAACATGACTCCTAGTTCACTGGAAGACATCACTAAATCTGAACTCCTAAAACAGTTGGCTGAGACTGAGCCTGAATTACGTGAAGATGTAGAAATGCAAGATGCGGGGATACATATGGAGGAGGATGCAGCAGAAGATGAAAAGCAGAACAAAAATGAGATGGAGTTTTTACATCTGCAGGTAGCAGGAATGGCAGACTCTGAATCGTATAGACTAGTTGAGTCACTGCAGACGGAAATTCAACTATCAGACAAAGCATGTGAGATAAGCAATGAGGAGGTTTTAACTGAAGCTGCAGGTGAATCGAAGACAGTCGAGTCCAAACTGAAAGGTTTTACTTCATCAACAGAAGACGTGGCAAAGCATGTGACTGAATCAGAGGGGAGTTGTGCAGAAGAAACTATTTGCTCAATTAGTGGCCATCAGGATGTTATCGATGAAGAAATCCTTGACTTGTGGCTACAGACAGCGTTGTCGGAGGACGCTGGTGGAATAAAACACCAAGAAGGGCCAGAGCCTAGACACCAAATGGAGCCATCGAATCAGGAACCAGATGAAATATCATCAGTGCAGACAGAGAAGGATAAAGAGCAGCTTTTTGAATTAAATTCAAAAGAATCTGAGTTAGTGAGTGACACAGAAATGTCTTCATCAACAGTAGAGTCTGGATTTTTGGACCAGTCTCTCAGTGAATGGGGCATACACAACACTGAAACTCAGCTACTGAAAACAAGTAGCACTGTGTCATTTCCAGGCCTACATAACATGTTGGCTAATATGTCTGAATCAGCAAACATCCCTGAATTGTCTCCACAAGATTTTAACTCTGGATCTCTAGATAAAGTCATGGAGAAAGTAGCTGAGACAGCGCAATCGTATCTGAAAGAGGAGGATTCCATCCATGAGAGAGGATTTCACCCTGATACAGCAGTTGCGCCACCAGAGGCTAGACATCTGAATCAGGAATcacaagaaaaaacagaagaagtggAGACTCAAACTGGATCACAGAAAGAGGTTGATGCTGAGGTAACTGATTGGACAGACACTAAAGAAGCAGAGTTTAAGCCAATGACAGAAATGAGCATGAGAATGTTCAGAGTTGAGAAGCCAAAAGCAGAAGATGAGCCTCTTGAGATAACTTTGTCTGACTCTCTAGATCAAATCAAACACACTGAATCAGGACGACCTAGAAGCAGCTCAGAGTCTTTGTTTGAGGAGGTAATAGTTTTGACAGACTCTGGTTTACAAGGCGACACCTGGACTGAATCCAAGAGAAAGTTGCCCTCCCTGGACAAAGCACAGCCTGGATGGTCAGCAGATATTGCTGAATCATTTCCTGGGCTGAACAGGATGGAGGTGGCAGAACAGCCAACAACAGAGTCTAAAGATCTGATGGAG